The following coding sequences are from one Candidatus Melainabacteria bacterium window:
- a CDS encoding carbon-nitrogen hydrolase family protein: MTKLKIAAIQMTSGQDKEKNLEQAKKLIVSAAKKKVNFIVLPEVFNFRGDLKEATLQAEKIPGYSTNFISSLAKKYKKWVLVGSLMESVGAGRDLPFNTSVLINPQGKIVAKYRKIHLFDIKLGRKEILESKRNLAGEKPTLVKIGNMKIGMSICYDLRFPELYRYYSNKGVHILCIPSSFTKPTGEAHWHTLVKARAIENLSYVIAPNQAGVGSSGIKTYGHSLIVDPWGKVLAEGPANGEAVIFADIDLNYFKKIRNNLPALEHRKM, translated from the coding sequence ATGACTAAACTAAAAATTGCTGCAATCCAAATGACAAGCGGTCAAGATAAAGAAAAAAATCTTGAACAAGCTAAAAAATTAATTGTTTCAGCTGCTAAGAAAAAAGTAAACTTTATAGTTCTTCCAGAGGTTTTTAATTTTAGAGGAGATTTAAAAGAAGCTACTTTACAAGCCGAAAAAATACCAGGATATTCAACAAATTTTATTTCAAGTCTTGCAAAAAAATATAAGAAATGGGTTTTGGTTGGAAGTTTGATGGAATCTGTAGGAGCAGGTCGTGATCTGCCCTTTAACACATCTGTGCTGATTAACCCACAAGGAAAAATTGTTGCAAAATACAGAAAGATTCATCTCTTTGATATTAAACTAGGAAGAAAAGAAATATTAGAATCAAAAAGAAATTTAGCAGGTGAAAAGCCAACTCTTGTAAAAATTGGAAATATGAAAATTGGAATGAGTATTTGTTATGATTTAAGATTTCCTGAACTTTATCGTTATTATTCAAATAAAGGTGTACATATTTTGTGTATACCTTCATCTTTTACAAAACCTACAGGTGAAGCACATTGGCATACACTTGTAAAAGCAAGAGCAATTGAAAATCTTTCATATGTAATTGCACCAAATCAAGCAGGTGTAGGTTCTAGTGGAATAAAAACTTATGGGCATAGTTTAATTGTTGACCCTTGGGGAAAAGTATTAGCTGAAGGACCTGCAAATGGTGAAGCAGTTATATTTGCTGACATTGATTTAAACTATTTTAAAAAAATTAGAAACAATTTGCCAGCATTGGAACATAGGAAAATGTAA